One Synechococcus sp. JA-2-3B'a(2-13) genomic window carries:
- a CDS encoding Asp-tRNA(Asn)/Glu-tRNA(Gln) amidotransferase GatCAB subunit A, which translates to MTGDPHLLGSADAVSIARAVRQGSVSAQAVVAACLERIRRRDPQLNAFTAVLEESALQAAEQVDRQVAQGIPVGPLAGVPFAVKNLFDVAGLTTLAGSAINRENPPAIQDATVAARLKQAGAILVGTLNMDEYAYGFVTENSHYGPTHNPHDLNRSAGGSSGGSAAAVAGGLVPLALGSDTNGSIRVPASLCGVYGLKPTYGRLSRAGVALFAASFDHVGPLARSVADIALSFDVMQGPDPQDPVCTRRPVDPTFGQLGQGIEGLRIAVADDYFARGAEPPILAGVEKVAQALGARQTVRIPEAQRARAAAFLITAAEGANLHLPNLRTRPHDFDPATRDRFLAGALLPASWILQAQRFRRWYRQQVQAIFQEIDLFIAPTTPCFAPLLGQEKMVIDGVEVLTRPNLGLYTQPLSFIGLPVLSVPLRESGSLPFGVQLVAAPYQEAKLLRAAAYLEKLGIPNAQPV; encoded by the coding sequence ATGACCGGGGATCCCCATCTTCTCGGCAGCGCCGACGCGGTCTCTATTGCCAGGGCTGTCCGCCAGGGATCCGTGAGCGCCCAAGCGGTGGTGGCCGCCTGTCTGGAGCGGATTCGCCGGCGGGATCCCCAGCTCAATGCCTTTACAGCTGTCTTGGAGGAATCGGCCTTACAAGCGGCGGAGCAGGTGGATCGACAGGTGGCTCAAGGGATCCCTGTAGGCCCGTTGGCAGGGGTGCCTTTTGCCGTCAAGAACTTATTTGACGTGGCCGGCCTCACCACCCTGGCTGGCTCGGCGATCAACCGCGAGAATCCCCCGGCCATCCAAGATGCAACGGTGGCGGCTCGTCTCAAGCAGGCAGGGGCAATCTTGGTGGGCACCCTCAACATGGACGAGTACGCCTACGGCTTCGTCACCGAAAACAGCCACTACGGCCCCACCCACAACCCCCACGATCTCAACCGCAGTGCGGGGGGATCCTCCGGCGGCTCGGCAGCAGCGGTGGCAGGAGGTTTGGTGCCCCTTGCCCTGGGCAGCGACACCAACGGCTCGATTCGGGTACCGGCCTCTTTGTGTGGCGTCTACGGCCTCAAGCCCACCTATGGCCGTCTGTCGCGGGCAGGGGTGGCTCTGTTTGCCGCCAGCTTTGACCACGTGGGCCCCTTGGCCCGTTCGGTGGCCGATATTGCCCTCAGCTTCGATGTCATGCAAGGGCCGGATCCCCAAGATCCCGTCTGTACCCGGCGTCCTGTAGATCCCACCTTTGGGCAATTGGGGCAGGGGATCGAGGGCTTGCGCATCGCGGTGGCGGATGATTACTTTGCCCGAGGGGCAGAGCCCCCCATCTTGGCCGGGGTAGAAAAGGTGGCCCAAGCCCTGGGGGCCCGCCAGACTGTGCGGATCCCGGAAGCCCAGCGCGCCCGTGCCGCCGCCTTCCTGATCACGGCTGCTGAGGGAGCCAACCTGCACTTGCCCAACCTGCGAACTCGCCCCCACGACTTTGACCCGGCCACCCGGGATCGCTTTTTGGCCGGAGCCCTGTTGCCTGCCAGTTGGATCTTGCAGGCGCAGCGCTTTCGCCGCTGGTATCGCCAGCAGGTGCAGGCCATTTTTCAGGAGATCGATCTATTCATTGCCCCCACCACCCCCTGCTTTGCCCCCTTGCTCGGCCAAGAGAAGATGGTGATCGATGGGGTAGAGGTTCTCACTCGGCCCAACCTCGGCCTCTACACTCAGCCCCTCTCGTTTATCGGCCTGCCGGTGCTTTCAGTGCCGTTGCGCGAGAGCGGATCCCTGCCCTTTGGCGTACAACTGGTGGCCGCCCCCTATCAAGAAGCCAAACTGCTGCGGGCAGCCGCCTATTTGGAGAAGCTAGGGATCCCCAATGCCCAGCCGGTCTGA
- a CDS encoding IS5-like element ISSoc13 family transposase (programmed frameshift): MKLVFLDENKWQKILAFLQTEERVNIGKEANCKQFIEAVLWIARSGAPWRYLPEGYGKWYTIYQRFHRWSRFGVWERMFKYFIDDPDLEHLIIDSTMVRAHSCAAGKKGEQALGRSRGGYSTKIHVSVDGLGNPLELRITGGEKSDITQGEELIEGWQRKDTKVIGDKGYDADKLIEKIGEAQAVIPPKRNRKTQRHYDKHLYKERHLIECFFHKLKQYRHLFSRFDKLARNFLSFLYLVSALFWLK, encoded by the exons ATGAAGTTGGTTTTTTTAGATGAAAACAAATGGCAGAAGATATTGGCTTTTTTACAGACAGAAGAGAGAGTTAACATTGGGAAAGAAGCAAACTGCAAACAGTTTATTGAAGCAGTTCTTTGGATAGCCCGTTCCGGTGCTCCTTGGCGCTACCTCCCAGAAGGATATGGCAAATGGTACACCATCTATCAAAGATTCCACCGGTGGAGTCGTTTTGGAGTGTGGGAACGGATGTTCAAGTATTTTATTGACGACCCTGATTTAGAGCATCTCATTATTGATTCAACCATGGTTCGAGCGCACTCCTGTGCTGCCGGAA AAAAAGGGGAGCAAGCTTTGGGGAGAAGCCGAGGGGGATACAGCACCAAGATTCATGTGAGTGTAGATGGGTTGGGAAATCCGCTGGAATTGAGAATAACTGGCGGAGAAAAGAGCGATATTACTCAAGGGGAAGAATTGATAGAGGGCTGGCAGAGAAAGGATACCAAAGTAATTGGGGATAAAGGATATGATGCGGATAAGTTGATTGAGAAGATAGGGGAAGCTCAAGCGGTTATTCCGCCTAAAAGGAATAGAAAGACGCAGCGGCATTATGACAAGCATCTGTATAAAGAGAGGCATTTAATCGAATGCTTTTTTCATAAGTTAAAGCAGTACCGGCATCTATTTTCTCGTTTTGACAAATTGGCCAGGAACTTCTTGAGTTTTCTCTATCTCGTCAGTGCTCTCTTTTGGCTCAAATGA
- a CDS encoding DUF4089 domain-containing protein, translated as MQPWDPETYVDQMAQLLQLPLHPEHRAGVIENFARFLPIAQQVLEFPLPPIVEPDPTFDPQP; from the coding sequence ATGCAGCCCTGGGATCCCGAAACCTACGTCGATCAAATGGCCCAACTGCTGCAACTGCCCCTGCATCCTGAACACCGAGCAGGGGTGATCGAAAATTTTGCCCGCTTTCTGCCCATTGCTCAACAGGTGCTGGAGTTCCCGTTGCCGCCGATAGTTGAGCCAGATCCCACCTTTGACCCTCAGCCATGA
- a CDS encoding hemerythrin domain-containing protein, with translation MSSEESLPLTRATSAGTLIALCAEQHRVILQFLTRLSRAPELDLEQRRLCVQRLRQRLSRHIQLERHVLYPLLRSALQGDPHLSDQIERLEQHLRDQIPELTRFLHQSERTPQQVDPSAALHFYRQLRAQFDQEEKILHPLFAQHVSPEAEQQQLRLFRKRLQASAASNRSAHSRRVALNELERQAITRPVLPNERLWSLQGNTVQMSAP, from the coding sequence ATGTCTTCTGAGGAGTCCCTCCCGCTGACGCGAGCAACCTCTGCCGGTACGCTGATCGCCCTCTGTGCTGAACAGCACCGCGTCATCCTGCAGTTTTTGACTCGCCTGTCTCGAGCGCCGGAGTTGGATCTGGAGCAGCGACGCCTCTGTGTACAAAGGTTGCGACAGCGCCTCTCCCGCCACATTCAACTGGAGCGCCATGTTCTCTACCCCCTGCTCAGGTCGGCTCTCCAGGGGGATCCCCACCTTAGCGACCAAATTGAGCGGCTGGAGCAACATCTGCGGGATCAGATTCCAGAGCTGACGCGCTTTTTGCACCAATCAGAGCGCACCCCGCAGCAGGTGGATCCTTCTGCTGCCCTTCACTTCTATCGGCAATTGCGGGCTCAGTTTGATCAGGAGGAGAAAATCTTGCATCCCCTCTTTGCCCAGCATGTTTCTCCCGAAGCAGAGCAGCAGCAGTTGCGTCTGTTCCGCAAACGCCTGCAAGCCAGCGCTGCTTCCAATCGCTCTGCACATAGCCGTCGCGTTGCTTTGAATGAGCTGGAACGGCAGGCGATAACCCGCCCTGTCTTGCCCAACGAGCGTCTCTGGTCGCTGCAGGGCAACACTGTGCAAATGTCCGCTCCCTAG
- a CDS encoding tRNA (5-methylaminomethyl-2-thiouridine)(34)-methyltransferase MnmD, giving the protein METRWQVLTTGDGSLTFFSEEFGQAFHNVSGAAQEALEKFVRPCRLDRLPLERDPAQPICLLDICFGLGYNSGLALETIWQIRPHCSVEVIGLERSPEVPRQAWQAGVGSDWSFGQEWQHWIEQGSWQSERWRGTLLWGDARQTLMQVPLGWADAVFLDPFSPSVCPELWTVDFLRAVAERMRPTGILATYSCAAAVRAALLEAGLFIGSTPPVGRPWPGTVASPQPDHLPPLSPMEWEHLKTRAAVPYRDPTLKGDRAQIRLQRQREQQGSPLEPTSAWKRRWPVQA; this is encoded by the coding sequence ATGGAGACTCGGTGGCAGGTGCTGACCACAGGGGATGGATCCCTGACCTTTTTCTCGGAAGAGTTTGGACAGGCTTTTCACAACGTCAGTGGTGCCGCCCAGGAGGCTTTGGAGAAGTTTGTCCGCCCTTGCCGGCTGGATCGGCTGCCTTTGGAGCGGGATCCCGCCCAGCCCATTTGCCTTTTGGATATTTGCTTTGGCTTGGGCTACAACTCCGGCCTTGCCCTAGAAACCATTTGGCAAATCCGGCCCCACTGTTCTGTAGAAGTAATCGGCCTAGAGCGATCCCCGGAAGTGCCTCGCCAGGCTTGGCAGGCGGGGGTGGGATCCGACTGGAGCTTTGGGCAAGAATGGCAACACTGGATTGAACAGGGATCCTGGCAATCGGAGCGCTGGCGCGGAACGCTGCTGTGGGGCGATGCCCGCCAAACTCTAATGCAGGTGCCGTTGGGATGGGCAGATGCGGTGTTTTTGGATCCCTTCTCCCCTTCGGTTTGCCCAGAGCTGTGGACGGTGGATTTCCTGCGGGCCGTGGCTGAACGGATGCGACCAACCGGCATTTTGGCCACCTATTCCTGTGCAGCGGCGGTGCGAGCGGCTCTGTTGGAAGCAGGGCTTTTCATCGGCTCTACCCCCCCGGTAGGTCGTCCTTGGCCGGGGACAGTGGCCTCGCCCCAACCTGACCACCTGCCGCCTCTTTCCCCCATGGAGTGGGAGCACCTGAAAACTCGCGCTGCCGTGCCCTACCGGGATCCCACCTTGAAAGGAGATAGAGCGCAAATCCGTCTGCAACGCCAACGGGAACAGCAGGGATCCCCTTTGGAGCCCACTTCTGCTTGGAAACGCCGCTGGCCTGTGCAAGCCTAG
- the accD gene encoding acetyl-CoA carboxylase, carboxyltransferase subunit beta, translating into MSLLDWFAERRRQTSLNLTGSSPFDKERQVREIADGLWQKCPACDTLTYTKDLQQNWQVCPSCGHHHRITAPERLEQLLDPGSWQPLDEHLAPTDPLHFFDQKPYSERLATYQERTQLKDAVLTGLGSLEGIPVAIGVMDFRFMGGSMGSVVGEKIARLTERATCDHLPLILFSASGGARMQEGILSLMQMAKTSAALQRHRDARQLFISVLTHPTYGGVTASFAMLGDLILAEPGVQVGFAGPNVIEQTIGKGKLPEGFQTAEYLLAQGLIDAIVPRTELRKRLAQLLSMHRPRLHMSLPSIDSEALTLQPML; encoded by the coding sequence ATGTCTCTACTGGATTGGTTTGCGGAGCGGCGCAGACAAACCTCTCTGAACCTGACAGGTAGCAGCCCCTTCGACAAAGAGCGTCAGGTGAGAGAAATTGCCGATGGCCTCTGGCAAAAGTGTCCTGCCTGTGACACCCTGACCTACACAAAGGATCTGCAGCAAAACTGGCAAGTTTGCCCCAGCTGTGGGCATCACCACCGCATTACAGCCCCAGAGCGTCTGGAACAGCTTTTGGATCCCGGATCCTGGCAGCCCCTGGACGAACACCTGGCTCCCACGGATCCCCTGCACTTTTTCGACCAAAAGCCCTACTCCGAGCGCTTGGCCACCTACCAGGAGCGCACCCAGCTCAAGGATGCCGTCCTGACAGGGCTGGGAAGCCTGGAAGGGATCCCGGTGGCGATTGGAGTGATGGACTTTCGCTTCATGGGCGGCAGCATGGGCTCGGTGGTAGGCGAGAAGATCGCCCGCCTCACGGAACGGGCCACCTGCGATCACCTGCCCTTGATCCTCTTTTCGGCTTCGGGGGGAGCCCGCATGCAGGAAGGGATCCTCAGCCTGATGCAGATGGCCAAAACCTCAGCCGCCCTACAAAGGCACCGCGACGCCAGACAATTGTTCATCTCCGTGCTCACCCATCCCACCTATGGCGGGGTAACTGCCAGCTTTGCCATGCTGGGAGATTTGATCCTGGCCGAGCCAGGCGTGCAGGTGGGGTTTGCCGGGCCGAATGTAATCGAGCAAACCATTGGCAAGGGCAAGCTTCCCGAAGGCTTCCAAACCGCCGAATATTTGCTGGCCCAAGGGCTCATCGACGCGATTGTGCCCCGCACCGAGTTGCGCAAGCGCCTGGCCCAGTTGCTCTCCATGCACCGTCCCCGTTTGCACATGTCCCTTCCCTCCATAGACTCGGA